The proteins below come from a single Psychrobacter sp. FDAARGOS_221 genomic window:
- the ubiG gene encoding bifunctional 2-polyprenyl-6-hydroxyphenol methylase/3-demethylubiquinol 3-O-methyltransferase UbiG, producing MTQTHTNAPSSTNDTDPSLNSAHNHSADVHTGDNVNVDMNEVGKFTQLASQWWDKQGPFATLHEINPLRLNWIEENVHRYTGSGLTGKTVLDVGCGGGILTESMARRGADATGVDLGVENLQAASLHAEQSGLTDTLRYKHIAIEQLAAQQPESFDVVTCMEMLEHVPDPSQIVQACYDLLKPGGVCVLSTINRNPKSYLFAIIGAEYVLRLLDKGTHDYAKFITPAELDKMAINAGFNRYDLIGLHYNPITKRYWLAQNVDVNYMMAVVKPTE from the coding sequence ATGACCCAAACCCATACCAACGCCCCATCTAGTACTAATGATACAGACCCAAGCCTAAATAGCGCTCACAATCATAGCGCAGACGTACACACTGGCGACAATGTGAATGTCGATATGAATGAGGTCGGTAAGTTTACCCAACTGGCTTCTCAGTGGTGGGACAAGCAAGGTCCTTTTGCCACCTTGCATGAAATCAATCCACTACGTCTAAACTGGATCGAAGAAAACGTACATCGCTATACCGGCAGCGGCCTAACCGGAAAGACCGTGTTGGACGTTGGCTGTGGCGGTGGTATCTTAACCGAATCGATGGCGCGTCGTGGTGCTGATGCCACTGGCGTAGACCTAGGTGTCGAGAATCTACAAGCAGCAAGCCTGCATGCAGAGCAAAGTGGACTGACCGATACCTTGCGCTACAAGCATATTGCTATCGAACAACTTGCTGCTCAGCAGCCAGAAAGCTTCGATGTGGTAACCTGCATGGAAATGTTGGAGCACGTTCCTGATCCTAGCCAAATTGTTCAAGCCTGCTATGACTTACTTAAGCCAGGCGGCGTATGCGTGTTGTCCACTATCAACCGCAACCCTAAATCTTACTTATTCGCCATTATCGGCGCCGAATATGTGCTGCGTCTGTTAGACAAGGGCACTCATGATTATGCCAAATTCATCACCCCAGCTGAGCTAGATAAAATGGCTATTAATGCTGGGTTTAATCGCTACGACCTGATTGGCCTACACTACAACCCAATCACCAAGCGCTATTGGCTGGCACAAAATGTCGACGTTAACTATATGATGGCGGTCGTTAAACCGACAGAATAA
- a CDS encoding DksA/TraR family C4-type zinc finger protein, producing MAGGWARDGAEHEQMDATVNDALERARQALPKGESLEYCDECGEPIPEARRQALPGVQHCVRCQTELEAQTKSQELFNRRGSKDSQLR from the coding sequence ATGGCTGGAGGATGGGCTCGTGATGGTGCTGAACATGAGCAAATGGATGCCACGGTTAACGACGCACTAGAAAGAGCAAGGCAAGCGCTGCCCAAAGGTGAAAGCTTGGAGTATTGTGATGAATGCGGGGAGCCTATCCCAGAAGCACGTCGACAAGCACTACCAGGTGTACAACACTGTGTGCGTTGTCAAACTGAACTCGAAGCTCAAACCAAGTCACAAGAATTGTTTAATAGACGCGGTAGTAAAGACAGCCAGCTGCGTTAG
- a CDS encoding AMP-binding enzyme: MPEVDSCGVVAASNEKWGEVPVAFIEIAAGATLTRQQVIDHCRQHLAKFKVPKHIIFAELPKTSTGKIQKFELRHAAQSMAIEEPKVKH, translated from the coding sequence ATGCCTGAAGTCGACAGCTGTGGTGTGGTTGCAGCATCTAATGAGAAATGGGGTGAAGTGCCGGTTGCCTTTATTGAAATTGCAGCAGGCGCAACCCTAACCCGTCAGCAAGTCATTGATCATTGCCGTCAGCATTTGGCGAAGTTTAAGGTACCCAAGCATATTATCTTTGCTGAATTACCGAAGACCAGCACCGGTAAGATCCAAAAGTTTGAACTGCGTCATGCAGCCCAGTCTATGGCAATTGAAGAGCCAAAGGTTAAGCATTAA
- the bfr gene encoding bacterioferritin, giving the protein MQGDKEVIRALNKVLGQTLVAINQYFLHARIAKNWDIQELNEVFYKQSIQEMKWADELIERILLLEGLPNLQDYGKLLIGEDVEEMIECDDRLEKQKYDVIADAISLCEQKRDYVSRKILTGLKDGNEEYLDWLDTQRDLIRDVGIENYIQQKIDG; this is encoded by the coding sequence ATGCAGGGTGATAAAGAAGTCATTCGTGCGCTAAATAAAGTGCTGGGCCAAACCTTAGTTGCTATTAACCAGTATTTTTTGCATGCCCGTATTGCCAAAAACTGGGATATTCAAGAGCTAAACGAAGTATTCTATAAACAGTCCATTCAAGAAATGAAATGGGCCGATGAGTTAATCGAGCGTATCTTACTGTTAGAAGGTCTGCCAAATCTACAAGATTATGGCAAGCTACTGATCGGTGAAGATGTCGAAGAAATGATTGAGTGTGACGACCGTTTAGAAAAGCAAAAATATGACGTTATTGCTGATGCCATCAGCTTATGTGAGCAAAAGCGTGATTATGTGTCACGTAAGATTTTGACTGGTCTGAAAGACGGTAATGAAGAATATTTAGACTGGTTAGATACTCAGCGTGACTTAATTCGTGACGTAGGGATTGAAAACTATATTCAGCAAAAAATAGATGGCTAG
- a CDS encoding HAD family hydrolase yields the protein MSTQYVKAVLFDLDGTLIDTAADFIRIIGRMSEQNNWKTPPEEAIREQVSAGAAAMVSLMLKYNDQPLTDELVQQYRAQFLAEYEADICVDSCVFKELEPLLTYYEKKQIPWGIVTNKPRDLSVKLLDELNLEERCSVLVCPDDVSITKPDPEPLYLALEKLELPRGIANSVIYVGDHIRDIQAGAAAGMTTILAGYGYIPPEDQQDLDTWGADYVVETPKKLVKLLKSKRFDYL from the coding sequence ATGTCTACACAATATGTCAAAGCCGTCTTATTTGATTTAGATGGTACATTAATCGATACTGCCGCTGATTTTATTCGTATTATCGGCCGCATGTCAGAGCAAAATAACTGGAAAACACCGCCCGAAGAGGCCATCCGCGAACAAGTGTCTGCCGGTGCCGCCGCTATGGTCAGTTTAATGCTCAAATATAATGACCAACCTTTAACTGATGAGCTGGTTCAGCAGTATCGAGCGCAGTTCTTAGCTGAATATGAAGCGGATATCTGTGTTGATAGCTGTGTATTCAAAGAATTAGAACCGCTATTAACCTATTATGAGAAAAAACAAATACCTTGGGGTATTGTCACCAACAAACCACGTGATTTATCAGTAAAACTACTCGACGAGCTCAACCTAGAAGAACGTTGTAGCGTACTAGTATGCCCAGACGATGTGAGCATCACTAAGCCCGATCCTGAGCCCTTATATCTGGCGTTAGAGAAGCTAGAGCTGCCACGCGGTATTGCCAATAGTGTGATCTATGTCGGTGACCACATTCGTGATATCCAAGCCGGTGCTGCTGCTGGTATGACCACTATCTTGGCGGGTTATGGTTATATCCCACCAGAAGATCAGCAAGACCTAGATACCTGGGGTGCCGACTATGTGGTTGAAACCCCTAAAAAATTGGTTAAGTTATTAAAATCAAAGCGTTTTGATTATCTGTAA
- a CDS encoding bacterioferritin-associated ferredoxin, with the protein MIVCICNNVKDRQIKAAIASGVDSMGALQQTLDVATCCGCCEPMVNDYLEEHQANAVSVDELAYAV; encoded by the coding sequence ATGATCGTATGTATTTGCAATAACGTAAAAGATCGTCAAATCAAGGCAGCCATCGCCTCAGGTGTTGACTCCATGGGAGCGTTACAACAAACACTAGATGTGGCTACTTGCTGTGGCTGCTGCGAGCCTATGGTCAATGATTACCTAGAAGAGCACCAAGCCAATGCTGTCTCAGTCGATGAGTTGGCATACGCCGTTTAA
- a CDS encoding thiol:disulfide interchange protein DsbA/DsbL, translated as MTFYSQRGFALASLVAAVGLASLPAAAADFVAGKDYRVLDNPETISGDKIIVREFFWYGCPHCYALNPYMQKWSQTKADDVIFLESPAALNPTWEVNARGFYAAQLMGYQGQTHNKLFDAIHKDNKRLFDQKSLSKWYASQGLDQKKFDELYNSFAVSTKVARSKSGAKRYQLTGVPSVVVHGRYVVQASPEKVPEVVDYLVNQVRADLKAGK; from the coding sequence ATGACGTTTTATTCTCAACGAGGTTTTGCTTTAGCCTCATTAGTAGCAGCCGTTGGTTTGGCCTCTTTGCCTGCAGCAGCGGCAGATTTTGTGGCTGGTAAAGACTATAGAGTATTGGATAACCCAGAAACCATTAGCGGTGATAAAATTATCGTACGTGAGTTCTTCTGGTACGGCTGCCCTCATTGCTATGCCTTAAATCCATACATGCAAAAGTGGTCACAAACCAAGGCAGATGACGTTATTTTCTTAGAGTCACCTGCAGCGCTTAACCCAACTTGGGAAGTGAATGCACGTGGTTTTTATGCTGCTCAGTTAATGGGCTACCAAGGTCAGACTCACAACAAATTGTTTGATGCCATTCATAAAGACAACAAACGTCTGTTCGATCAAAAGTCTTTGTCTAAATGGTATGCCTCTCAAGGTCTAGATCAGAAGAAATTTGATGAGCTATACAACTCATTTGCTGTTAGCACTAAAGTAGCGCGTTCAAAATCTGGTGCTAAGCGCTATCAATTAACTGGTGTACCTTCAGTAGTTGTACACGGTCGTTACGTAGTACAAGCTTCGCCAGAAAAAGTGCCTGAAGTGGTTGATTACTTAGTGAATCAAGTACGTGCTGATTTAAAAGCAGGCAAGTAA
- a CDS encoding exopolysaccharide biosynthesis protein, whose product MTPDKRQAKIADDKTQHSQDQGGSAHNLTEVLEAIEPDNDSGKSSIGDIMEALESRGFGPLLFAPALIAVMPTGGIPGVPTVCGVIIALLSVQMIMGKNQPWLPNFINKIEFDKEKLDKGVSIATKVTKKIDKVSKPRLQKLSSQGAKKGVAAVCILAALSMIPLEAVPFAVMVPATSIILFAIGLITKDGYITLAALLLNIATLYFLVTTLMGG is encoded by the coding sequence ATGACGCCTGATAAGCGACAAGCAAAAATAGCTGACGACAAGACACAACACTCACAGGATCAAGGCGGTTCGGCCCACAATTTAACTGAGGTGCTAGAAGCCATTGAGCCAGATAATGACTCAGGAAAATCCAGTATCGGCGATATTATGGAAGCGCTTGAGTCTCGAGGTTTTGGACCGCTACTGTTTGCGCCTGCGCTGATTGCGGTGATGCCAACCGGAGGCATACCCGGTGTGCCCACAGTTTGTGGTGTCATTATTGCTTTATTAAGTGTGCAAATGATCATGGGCAAAAATCAGCCGTGGTTGCCCAATTTTATTAATAAGATTGAATTTGACAAAGAAAAGCTGGATAAAGGCGTCAGTATTGCCACTAAAGTCACCAAAAAGATTGATAAGGTTTCTAAACCGCGCTTGCAGAAGCTGTCATCGCAAGGTGCAAAAAAGGGCGTAGCAGCCGTATGTATCTTAGCGGCGCTGTCGATGATACCGTTAGAGGCTGTGCCTTTTGCGGTGATGGTGCCGGCGACTTCGATTATTTTGTTTGCGATTGGTTTGATTACGAAAGATGGCTATATTACGCTAGCAGCGCTGCTGTTAAATATAGCCACCCTGTACTTTTTAGTAACCACGCTGATGGGTGGGTAG
- the bfr gene encoding bacterioferritin, with protein MQGSQKVIDCLNFLLGGELGARDQYFIHSEMYGEWNYGKLYDRIHHEMHDETMHAQQIIRRLLMIGGKPDMTVDPIKVGSTVPEMLQLDLELEYQVQQHLKDAIALCEEERDYVTRDILVAQLEDTEIDHAHWLEQQLRLIDMVGLPNYLQSQIGDITDDHNA; from the coding sequence ATGCAAGGTAGTCAAAAAGTAATCGATTGTTTAAACTTCTTATTAGGCGGCGAGCTTGGCGCACGCGACCAGTATTTTATTCATTCAGAAATGTACGGTGAGTGGAACTACGGTAAATTATATGACCGTATTCATCATGAAATGCATGACGAAACCATGCACGCGCAACAAATTATTCGCCGTCTATTAATGATTGGCGGCAAGCCAGATATGACGGTTGATCCTATCAAGGTTGGTAGTACCGTCCCAGAAATGCTACAGCTTGATTTGGAGCTTGAATATCAAGTTCAGCAACATCTAAAAGATGCCATTGCTCTGTGTGAAGAAGAGCGTGACTATGTGACCCGTGATATCTTGGTTGCACAGTTAGAAGATACTGAGATTGACCATGCGCATTGGCTTGAGCAGCAGCTGCGTCTGATTGATATGGTTGGTCTACCAAATTACCTACAAAGCCAAATTGGTGACATTACTGACGACCATAACGCTTAA
- a CDS encoding aminotransferase class V-fold PLP-dependent enzyme, with protein MPALRSDVDPEGLLEYSVVYTDRALNHMSKVYQQVMNDLSANLKQVYAADAVAIVPGSGTYAMEAIARQLATDKECLVIRNGWFSYRWTQILEKGKIAKSVGALKAHQVDGEAEEGQPKPFAPIAIEEAVAAIKEQKPALVFAPHVETASGMILSDDYIKQLSDAVHSVGGLLVIDCIASGCIWLDMKQLGIDVLVSAPQKGWSSTPCAGLVMLSDAAVAQVEATESDSFSLDLKQWLTIMRAYENGGHAYHATMPTDGLRMFRDVLLEAKEIGFGELKEAQWELGNRIRDLLEDCGIQSVAAEGYQAPGVVVCYTDDDAMHKGSAFAEQGMQIAAGVPLQVGEPDSFKTFRLGLFGLDKLTDIDGAVDRFKAVLDKVQPAK; from the coding sequence ATGCCAGCATTACGTTCAGATGTCGATCCAGAAGGTTTGTTAGAATATTCAGTGGTTTATACAGACCGTGCGTTAAACCATATGTCAAAAGTCTATCAGCAAGTGATGAATGACTTATCAGCCAATCTAAAGCAAGTCTATGCTGCTGATGCAGTGGCGATTGTCCCTGGCTCAGGCACCTATGCAATGGAAGCCATTGCCCGTCAACTGGCCACAGACAAAGAATGTCTGGTTATTCGTAATGGTTGGTTTAGCTACCGCTGGACTCAGATTTTAGAAAAAGGCAAGATTGCAAAAAGCGTTGGTGCTCTAAAAGCGCATCAAGTAGACGGCGAAGCAGAAGAGGGTCAGCCTAAGCCATTTGCGCCTATCGCTATTGAAGAAGCAGTAGCGGCAATTAAAGAGCAAAAGCCAGCTTTAGTATTCGCGCCACACGTTGAGACAGCGTCAGGTATGATCCTATCTGATGATTACATCAAGCAGCTGTCTGATGCGGTACATAGCGTTGGCGGCTTATTGGTGATTGACTGTATTGCTTCAGGTTGTATCTGGTTAGATATGAAGCAGCTGGGTATTGATGTGTTGGTTTCTGCACCGCAAAAAGGGTGGAGCAGCACCCCTTGCGCCGGTCTGGTCATGTTAAGCGATGCGGCTGTGGCACAAGTGGAAGCCACAGAGTCTGATAGCTTTAGCTTAGATCTAAAACAGTGGTTGACTATCATGCGTGCCTACGAGAATGGCGGTCATGCTTATCACGCGACCATGCCAACCGATGGCTTACGTATGTTCCGTGATGTGCTGCTTGAAGCCAAAGAAATTGGTTTTGGAGAATTAAAAGAGGCACAGTGGGAGCTGGGCAATCGCATCCGTGACTTGTTAGAAGATTGTGGCATCCAAAGTGTGGCTGCCGAGGGTTATCAAGCACCAGGCGTGGTCGTGTGCTACACCGATGATGATGCGATGCATAAAGGCAGTGCCTTTGCTGAGCAGGGCATGCAGATTGCCGCTGGCGTGCCATTGCAAGTGGGCGAGCCTGATAGCTTTAAAACATTCCGTTTGGGTCTGTTCGGCTTAGATAAGCTAACCGACATTGACGGTGCGGTAGATCGCTTTAAAGCGGTATTGGATAAAGTACAGCCTGCCAAATAA
- a CDS encoding YciK family oxidoreductase, with the protein MTQSVLTHDDIRNFSPTPGCLEGKTILVTGAGAGIGRVAALTYAKYGATVLLLGKTQSKLEAVYDEIEAAGGKQPAIMPMDLETASYSDMQQLANLIETEIGQLHGVLHNASVLGALTPLEMYDAITFEQVMRVNTTATFMLTQVLMPLVKAVDNGSFVFTSSSVGTKPRAFWGAYALSKQAVEGMSDIFTQETQNTTSLRFNCINPGATRTNMRAHAYPGEDPMSLKTPEDIMPAYVCLMSDASIGVRGQVVALQPK; encoded by the coding sequence ATGACTCAATCTGTGTTAACCCATGACGACATTCGTAATTTCTCACCAACGCCAGGATGCCTAGAAGGCAAAACCATCTTAGTAACTGGCGCCGGTGCCGGTATTGGCCGTGTCGCCGCTTTGACCTATGCCAAATATGGCGCAACGGTTCTATTATTGGGCAAGACCCAAAGCAAGCTAGAAGCTGTTTATGATGAAATTGAAGCTGCCGGTGGTAAGCAGCCTGCCATCATGCCAATGGACTTAGAAACTGCCAGTTACAGTGATATGCAGCAGCTTGCTAACTTAATTGAAACAGAAATCGGACAACTGCATGGCGTACTGCACAATGCCAGTGTCCTAGGGGCACTAACGCCACTTGAGATGTATGACGCCATTACCTTTGAGCAGGTAATGCGAGTCAATACCACCGCTACGTTTATGCTAACTCAAGTATTGATGCCGCTGGTTAAAGCCGTCGATAATGGTTCATTTGTGTTTACCAGCAGCTCAGTCGGCACTAAGCCAAGAGCCTTCTGGGGCGCATATGCATTGTCAAAACAAGCGGTCGAGGGTATGAGCGATATCTTTACTCAAGAGACTCAAAATACTACTAGTCTGCGCTTTAACTGCATTAACCCAGGCGCCACACGTACCAATATGCGTGCACATGCCTACCCTGGCGAAGATCCTATGTCGTTAAAAACACCAGAAGACATCATGCCAGCCTATGTGTGCTTGATGAGTGATGCTAGCATTGGTGTACGTGGTCAAGTTGTCGCTCTACAACCCAAATAA
- a CDS encoding IS3 family transposase (programmed frameshift), whose translation MTKKAKRYSEEFKAEAVKAIENNGGNVSATARRLGLPMQTLANWQRKANQGMLKGTKQYDPELVSALEEMKRLKRELKIAQEEREIPKKGHGVLCETRSVRYAFIDHHKYEFSITSMCKTLDIKPSSYYDWTKRNISAQQIHRNRCELLVKAAHSETKERYGYQRLHAHLSEHGHEISKYMVRSIKEEHDIKCRRHKRFKVTTDSDHNKRVYPNFLKQQFGVNRPNCAWVSDITYIWTDEGWLYLAGVKDLYTKELVGYAIDKRMKADLVCRALNKAIKDKRPSQGLIVHSDRGSQYCSEDYRKMISKYGFKGSMSAKGNCYDNAPIESFWGVLKNELIYHHNYKTRFEAINSIIKYIELDYNQVRIQQSLGMRSPRQVWMDFYRQAA comes from the exons ATGACAAAGAAAGCTAAAAGATACAGTGAAGAATTTAAAGCAGAAGCAGTTAAAGCAATAGAGAATAATGGTGGCAATGTTAGTGCTACAGCTAGGCGGTTAGGGCTGCCAATGCAGACACTGGCTAACTGGCAACGAAAAGCCAATCAAGGCATGCTCAAGGGTACTAAGCAATACGATCCAGAGCTTGTTTCAGCCCTTGAAGAAATGAAGCGTTTAAAGCGTGAACTAAAAATAGCACAAGAAGAACGAGAGATAC CTAAAAAAGGCCACGGCGTACTTTGCGAAACACGGTCAGTAAGGTACGCCTTTATTGACCATCACAAATATGAATTTAGCATTACCAGCATGTGTAAAACCCTTGATATTAAACCATCAAGCTACTATGACTGGACCAAGCGTAATATCAGTGCTCAGCAAATACATCGTAACCGCTGTGAGCTGCTTGTAAAAGCTGCGCATAGTGAGACTAAAGAGCGATATGGTTATCAGCGTCTGCATGCACATTTAAGTGAGCATGGACATGAGATTAGCAAGTACATGGTGCGTAGTATCAAGGAAGAACATGACATCAAATGTAGACGTCATAAACGCTTTAAAGTGACAACGGACTCAGACCATAACAAGCGAGTCTATCCTAATTTTCTTAAACAACAGTTTGGCGTTAACCGTCCTAATTGTGCTTGGGTCAGTGATATAACCTATATTTGGACAGATGAGGGCTGGCTTTATTTAGCAGGCGTCAAAGACTTATATACCAAAGAATTGGTTGGCTACGCTATCGATAAACGCATGAAAGCAGATTTAGTCTGTAGAGCCTTAAATAAAGCAATCAAGGATAAACGACCTAGCCAAGGGCTTATTGTACATTCAGATAGAGGCAGCCAGTATTGCAGCGAAGATTATCGCAAAATGATCAGTAAATACGGTTTTAAAGGATCTATGAGTGCGAAAGGTAACTGTTATGACAATGCGCCAATAGAGAGCTTCTGGGGCGTTTTAAAGAATGAGCTGATATATCATCATAATTACAAAACTCGATTTGAAGCAATCAACAGTATCATAAAATATATCGAGTTAGATTACAATCAAGTCAGGATTCAGCAGAGTTTAGGTATGAGATCGCCAAGACAAGTTTGGATGGATTTCTATCGTCAAGCTGCCTGA
- a CDS encoding AMP-binding protein, with product MTDYSSGLSKTDANHQPLTPIQFIARAAFVYPNKTSIIYDDLQHTPITHTWSQTYARCRQLAHGLRKLGIEKDDTVAIMAPNTPAMVESAFGIPMSQGVLCTLNTRLDINAITFCLQHSEAKVLILDSEFAHHVELIEEAFPHLTIIHSTDTALSNVPRFGKMSYEELIEFGQFDDAQQQQDFDRTIYPADEWDAISLNYTSGTTGRPKGVVYHHRGAALNAISNVTPAVKSVHLNLGDFDQAA from the coding sequence ATGACCGACTATAGTAGCGGCTTGAGCAAAACCGACGCCAACCACCAGCCATTAACCCCCATCCAATTTATCGCCCGTGCCGCTTTTGTTTATCCCAACAAAACGTCGATCATCTATGACGACCTACAGCACACCCCTATCACCCATACTTGGTCACAAACCTATGCCCGCTGCCGTCAGCTGGCGCATGGCTTACGCAAGCTTGGCATTGAAAAAGATGACACCGTTGCCATTATGGCACCCAATACCCCAGCGATGGTCGAGTCGGCCTTTGGTATCCCCATGTCACAAGGTGTATTGTGTACCCTAAACACGCGTCTCGATATTAACGCCATCACCTTTTGCTTACAGCACTCAGAAGCCAAAGTATTAATTTTAGACAGTGAGTTTGCTCACCATGTTGAGCTAATTGAAGAAGCCTTCCCTCATCTAACCATTATTCACTCAACAGACACGGCTTTGTCCAATGTGCCTCGCTTTGGCAAAATGAGCTATGAAGAATTGATTGAGTTTGGTCAATTTGACGATGCACAACAGCAGCAAGACTTTGATCGTACCATTTATCCGGCTGATGAGTGGGATGCCATTTCGCTTAACTATACTTCCGGTACTACCGGCCGACCTAAAGGTGTGGTCTATCATCATCGTGGTGCGGCGTTGAATGCCATTTCTAACGTGACCCCTGCCGTCAAATCCGTACACCTAAACTTGGGAGATTTTGATCAGGCAGCTTGA